A single region of the Streptomyces sp. ITFR-16 genome encodes:
- a CDS encoding alpha/beta hydrolase: MSSFPQDRPDGAPALTHGMADVEPGLRLHYVSAGDGDRTLVLLHGFPQTWWEWHRVIGPLTEAGYRVVAPDYRGAGHSFRPAGGYDKWTVARDIHTLLHDHLGVREPVVMVGHDIGLMVAYAYAQQFRDDVSHLVVMDAPLPGTGVFDRLRSDPRVWHFAFHGARDVAEMLVTGRERPYLQAFFAVRNSDPSAITDHDLDIYVAAYSAPGAMRAGFELYRAFDRDAEDNRAALARGGRLTVPVLAVGGAMSTSGALIEEMMREVADDVTGFIVPGTAHWIAEENPAAFTAALLDFAPPHGAATRAV, from the coding sequence ATGTCGTCATTCCCCCAGGACCGGCCCGACGGGGCGCCCGCCCTCACCCACGGCATGGCCGATGTGGAGCCGGGCCTGCGGCTGCACTACGTGTCCGCGGGCGACGGGGACCGCACCCTCGTCCTGCTGCACGGCTTCCCCCAGACCTGGTGGGAGTGGCACCGGGTGATCGGGCCCCTCACCGAGGCCGGGTACCGGGTGGTCGCCCCCGACTACCGGGGCGCCGGGCACTCCTTCCGCCCGGCCGGCGGCTACGACAAATGGACGGTGGCACGCGACATCCACACCCTGCTTCATGACCATCTCGGGGTGCGGGAACCGGTGGTGATGGTGGGTCATGACATCGGGCTGATGGTCGCCTACGCGTACGCGCAGCAGTTCCGCGACGACGTCTCGCACCTGGTGGTGATGGACGCCCCGCTGCCCGGAACCGGGGTCTTCGACCGGCTGCGCAGCGATCCGCGCGTGTGGCACTTCGCCTTCCACGGGGCGCGGGACGTGGCGGAGATGCTGGTCACCGGACGCGAACGGCCCTATCTCCAGGCCTTCTTCGCCGTGCGCAACTCCGATCCTTCGGCGATCACGGACCACGACCTCGACATCTATGTGGCGGCCTACTCCGCCCCGGGCGCGATGCGCGCGGGCTTCGAGCTGTACCGGGCCTTCGACCGGGACGCCGAGGACAACCGCGCGGCCCTGGCCCGCGGCGGACGGCTGACCGTGCCGGTGCTGGCGGTCGGCGGGGCCATGAGCACATCGGGGGCGCTGATCGAGGAGATGATGCGCGAGGTGGCCGACGACGTCACCGGCTTCATCGTCCCCGGGACGGCGCACTGGATCGCCGAGGAGAACCCGGCCGCGTTCACCGCGGCGCTGCTGGACTTCGCGCCGCCGCACGGGGCCGCCACCCGCGCGGTGTGA
- a CDS encoding TetR/AcrR family transcriptional regulator C-terminal domain-containing protein translates to MPRTRGRAPTGGRAGALSREIIVGAAVELLDERGERGLTFRLLATRLKTGPGALYWHVANKDELVALAADHVLGGAFATVPSTTDEGPVAGLRALAVAVFDALDRHPWAAVHVNAPATLPHALHLLDRIGTLVAGTGLPAGQQFAVATAISYYITGVSAQIVAPHASVRADTGREDYLARTAERWAELDPEDYPFLTRTTADLRDHDDRDQFTTGLGLLLAGLRTGADPRPPA, encoded by the coding sequence ATGCCACGGACACGAGGAAGAGCGCCCACCGGAGGGCGCGCCGGCGCCCTGTCGCGCGAGATCATCGTCGGCGCGGCCGTGGAGCTGCTGGACGAGCGCGGCGAGCGGGGACTCACCTTCCGGCTGCTGGCCACCCGGCTGAAGACGGGCCCCGGGGCGCTGTACTGGCATGTGGCGAACAAGGACGAGCTGGTCGCGCTGGCCGCCGACCATGTGCTCGGCGGCGCCTTCGCCACCGTTCCCTCCACCACCGATGAGGGCCCGGTCGCCGGGCTGCGCGCGCTGGCCGTCGCCGTCTTCGACGCCCTGGACCGCCACCCGTGGGCGGCGGTCCACGTCAACGCGCCGGCCACGCTGCCCCACGCCCTGCACCTGCTCGACCGCATCGGCACGCTGGTGGCGGGGACCGGACTGCCGGCCGGGCAGCAGTTCGCGGTCGCCACCGCGATCTCGTACTACATCACCGGTGTCAGCGCCCAGATCGTCGCGCCGCACGCCTCCGTCCGCGCGGACACCGGCCGCGAGGACTACCTCGCCCGGACCGCCGAGCGCTGGGCGGAGCTCGACCCCGAGGACTATCCCTTCCTGACGCGCACCACCGCCGACCTGCGCGACCACGACGACCGCGACCAGTTCACCACCGGCCTCGGCCTGCTCCTGGCGGGGCTGAGGACGGGCGCGGACCCGCGACCGCCCGCGTGA
- a CDS encoding MmgE/PrpD family protein, with translation MIDHQVRVHPSADRLPREEQLAWKLAAVATGTGEAGEPDPEAAAMAANRVIDNASVAVASLLRRPVAVARAQALAHPARPGASVFGADPALRVSPEWAAWANGTAVRELDFHDTYLAADYAHPGDNIPPLLAVAQHTGRAGADLLRGVIAAYEIHVALVKGICLHAHRIDHVAHLSAATACGLGAMLRLPTETVYRAVGQAVHTTTATRQSRKGEISSWKAFAPAFAGKAAIEAVDRAMRGEGAPAPVYEGEDGFLAWMLDGPQASYTVPLPGPGEARRAILDTYTKEHSAEYQAQAVIDLARRLREKTGPLDRVRSLVLHTSHHTHHVIGSGANDPQKYDPEASRETLDHSVPYILAVALEDGAWHHERSYAPDRARRPETVELWRKITTVEDPEWTRRYHDPDPLRRAFGGRAVVTLDDGTVVEDELAVADAHPAGARPFGRDGYTAKFRTLTEGLVAPAAQDAFLEAAGDLAGLDTAGLAALFPAVDTGASAACDAQLPKGLF, from the coding sequence GTGATCGACCACCAGGTACGCGTCCACCCCAGCGCAGACCGGCTGCCCCGCGAGGAGCAGCTGGCCTGGAAGCTGGCGGCCGTCGCCACCGGCACCGGGGAAGCGGGGGAACCGGATCCGGAGGCCGCCGCCATGGCGGCCAACCGGGTGATCGACAACGCCTCGGTCGCGGTCGCGTCGCTGCTGCGCCGGCCGGTCGCCGTGGCCCGTGCCCAGGCCCTCGCCCACCCGGCCCGGCCCGGCGCCTCGGTCTTCGGTGCGGACCCGGCGCTGCGCGTGTCGCCCGAGTGGGCGGCCTGGGCCAACGGCACGGCGGTCCGGGAGCTGGACTTCCACGACACCTATCTCGCCGCCGACTACGCGCACCCCGGCGACAACATCCCGCCGCTGCTCGCCGTCGCCCAGCACACCGGACGCGCCGGGGCCGATCTGCTGCGCGGCGTCATCGCCGCGTACGAGATCCATGTCGCCCTCGTGAAGGGCATCTGCCTGCACGCGCACCGCATCGACCATGTGGCGCACCTGAGCGCCGCCACCGCCTGCGGGCTCGGCGCGATGCTGCGGCTGCCGACGGAGACCGTGTACCGGGCGGTCGGACAGGCGGTGCACACGACGACCGCGACCCGGCAGTCCCGCAAGGGCGAGATCTCCAGCTGGAAGGCGTTCGCCCCGGCCTTCGCCGGCAAGGCCGCGATCGAGGCCGTGGACCGGGCGATGCGCGGCGAGGGGGCGCCGGCGCCGGTGTACGAGGGGGAGGACGGGTTCCTCGCCTGGATGCTCGACGGCCCGCAGGCCTCGTACACGGTCCCGCTGCCCGGGCCGGGCGAGGCGCGGCGGGCGATCCTCGACACCTACACCAAGGAGCACTCGGCGGAGTACCAGGCGCAGGCGGTCATCGACCTCGCGCGGCGGCTGCGCGAGAAGACCGGCCCGCTCGACCGGGTCCGCTCCCTCGTGCTGCACACCAGCCACCACACCCACCACGTCATCGGGTCCGGGGCGAACGACCCGCAGAAGTACGACCCGGAGGCCAGCCGGGAGACCCTCGACCACTCGGTGCCGTACATCCTCGCCGTCGCCCTGGAGGACGGCGCCTGGCACCACGAGCGCTCCTACGCGCCCGACCGCGCCCGCCGTCCGGAGACCGTGGAGCTCTGGCGGAAGATCACCACCGTCGAGGACCCGGAGTGGACCCGCCGCTACCACGACCCCGACCCGCTGCGCCGCGCCTTCGGCGGGCGGGCCGTGGTCACGCTCGACGACGGGACGGTCGTCGAGGACGAACTCGCCGTCGCCGACGCCCACCCGGCGGGTGCCCGCCCCTTCGGCCGCGACGGCTACACCGCCAAGTTCCGCACCCTCACCGAGGGCCTGGTCGCGCCGGCCGCCCAGGACGCGTTCCTGGAAGCGGCGGGAGACCTGGCCGGCCTGGACACCGCCGGTCTCGCGGCCCTCTTCCCCGCCGTCGACACGGGCGCGTCCGCCGCCTGCGACGCACAGCTGCCGAAGGGACTGTTCTGA
- a CDS encoding amidase has product MSSAKSTGTDVEGPDVSAPAGLADSARALADGRTTATGLVTGALARIEASRGTLNAFRHVRAEAALTEAAEADRRLAAGERLPLLGVPVAVKDDTDIAGMPTHFGCAGELPAAAADSEAVRRLRAAGAVIVGKTNSCELGQWPFTEGAAFGATRNPWHTDHTPGGSSGGSAAAVAAGLVPAALGSDGAGSVRIPAAWTHLVGIKPQRGRISVHPHSDAFQGLTVNGPLARTVADAALLLDAVAGPHPDDPHRPPPVDASAAARRDPGRLRIALAWRPPFTLTRAAPHPDVRRAVADLAEALARLGHHVEEARPRYGLIGLGFVPRATAGIAELAALHPDPALLDVRTRSALRTGTRLGGRVVRAAREREVHQHRRIGALFQPPRGRGGPGFDVLLTPTTALPPPRIGRFDGLSAWRTDVAITEACPYAWPWNVLGWPGINVPAGFTPEGLPVGAQLLGPSRSEERLISLAAQLEADRRWYEHRPPGFA; this is encoded by the coding sequence ATGTCCTCAGCGAAATCCACCGGAACGGACGTCGAGGGGCCGGACGTCTCGGCCCCCGCCGGACTGGCCGACAGTGCGCGGGCCCTCGCGGACGGCCGCACGACCGCCACCGGGCTGGTCACCGGGGCGCTCGCCCGGATCGAGGCGAGCCGGGGCACCCTCAACGCCTTCCGCCACGTACGCGCCGAGGCCGCGCTCACCGAGGCGGCCGAGGCCGACCGCCGGCTCGCCGCGGGGGAGCGGCTGCCGCTGCTCGGTGTGCCCGTCGCGGTCAAGGACGACACCGACATCGCCGGGATGCCCACCCACTTCGGCTGCGCGGGGGAGCTGCCCGCCGCTGCCGCCGACAGCGAGGCCGTACGCAGGCTGCGCGCGGCCGGGGCCGTGATCGTCGGCAAGACCAACTCCTGCGAGCTGGGGCAGTGGCCGTTCACCGAGGGGGCCGCCTTCGGCGCCACCCGCAACCCCTGGCACACCGACCACACCCCGGGCGGCTCCTCCGGCGGTTCGGCGGCCGCCGTCGCCGCCGGGCTGGTGCCCGCCGCGCTCGGCTCGGACGGGGCCGGGTCCGTCCGCATCCCCGCCGCCTGGACCCATCTCGTCGGCATCAAACCGCAGCGCGGCCGGATCTCCGTGCACCCCCACAGCGACGCCTTCCAGGGCCTCACCGTCAACGGCCCGCTGGCCAGGACCGTCGCGGACGCCGCGCTGCTGCTGGACGCGGTCGCCGGACCGCACCCCGACGACCCGCACCGCCCGCCGCCCGTCGACGCCTCGGCCGCCGCCCGCCGCGACCCGGGACGGCTGCGCATCGCCCTCGCCTGGCGGCCCCCCTTCACACTGACCCGCGCGGCCCCCCACCCGGACGTACGCCGCGCGGTCGCCGATCTGGCCGAGGCGCTGGCCCGGCTCGGCCACCACGTGGAGGAGGCCCGGCCGCGCTACGGGCTGATCGGCCTCGGCTTCGTCCCCCGCGCCACCGCCGGCATCGCCGAACTCGCGGCGCTGCACCCCGATCCCGCGCTCCTGGACGTGCGCACCCGCAGCGCCCTGCGCACCGGCACCCGGCTCGGCGGCCGGGTGGTGCGGGCGGCCAGGGAGCGGGAGGTGCACCAGCACCGGCGGATCGGCGCGCTGTTCCAGCCGCCGCGCGGCCGGGGCGGACCCGGGTTCGACGTGCTGCTCACCCCGACGACCGCCCTGCCGCCACCGCGCATCGGCAGGTTCGACGGGCTGAGCGCCTGGCGCACCGATGTGGCGATCACCGAGGCGTGCCCGTACGCCTGGCCGTGGAACGTGCTGGGCTGGCCGGGCATCAATGTCCCGGCGGGCTTCACCCCCGAGGGCCTGCCGGTCGGCGCCCAACTGCTCGGCCCGTCCCGCAGTGAGGAGCGGCTGATCTCCCTCGCCGCCCAGCTGGAGGCCGACCGCCGGTGGTACGAGCACCGGCCGCCCGGCTTCGCGTAG
- a CDS encoding NAD(P)/FAD-dependent oxidoreductase — MTTTHHPIAVVGAGLGGLTLARVLHVHGIAAAVYEADASDRSRTQGGQLDIHEEDGQRALAAAGLTEEFRAIIHEGAEASRVLARDGSLLFDAPDDGTARRPEVLRGDLRRILLDSLPEGTVRWGHKITGVRSLGDGRHELTFADGATVTSGLLVGADGAWSKVRPLVSDAVPAYIGTTFIDTYLYDADERHPAAAAAVGAGAMYALAPGKGIVAHREAGNILHTYVELNRPAEWFAGIDFTDTAAATARIAAEFEGWAPELTALIADGETAPVARMIHSLPDGHRWERVPGVTLLGDAAHLMPPSGDGANLAMLDGAELGRAVAAHPGDVEAALAAYEEALFARTEPFYADAHEILDLCLGERAPAGFVELFGVGPAGADG, encoded by the coding sequence ATGACCACCACCCACCACCCGATCGCCGTCGTCGGCGCCGGTCTCGGCGGCCTGACGCTCGCCCGCGTCCTTCACGTCCACGGCATCGCGGCCGCGGTCTACGAGGCCGACGCCTCGGACCGGTCCCGCACCCAGGGCGGCCAGCTCGACATACACGAGGAGGACGGGCAGCGCGCGCTCGCCGCCGCCGGCCTCACCGAGGAGTTCCGCGCGATCATCCACGAGGGCGCCGAGGCGTCCCGCGTGCTCGCCCGGGACGGCTCGCTGCTCTTCGACGCCCCCGACGACGGCACCGCACGGCGCCCCGAGGTGCTCCGGGGCGATCTGCGCCGCATCCTGCTCGACTCGCTGCCCGAGGGGACGGTGCGCTGGGGCCACAAGATCACCGGGGTGCGGTCCCTCGGCGACGGGCGGCACGAGCTGACGTTCGCCGACGGCGCGACCGTGACCAGCGGGCTGCTCGTCGGGGCCGACGGCGCCTGGTCGAAGGTCCGCCCCCTGGTCTCGGACGCCGTGCCCGCGTACATCGGCACGACGTTCATCGACACCTACCTGTACGACGCCGACGAGCGGCACCCGGCCGCGGCGGCGGCGGTCGGGGCCGGCGCGATGTACGCGCTGGCCCCGGGCAAGGGGATCGTCGCGCACCGCGAGGCGGGGAACATCCTGCACACCTACGTCGAGCTGAACCGCCCCGCCGAGTGGTTCGCCGGCATCGACTTCACCGACACCGCCGCCGCGACCGCCCGGATCGCGGCCGAGTTCGAGGGGTGGGCCCCGGAGCTCACCGCGCTGATCGCCGACGGCGAGACCGCTCCGGTCGCGCGCATGATCCACAGCCTGCCGGACGGACACCGGTGGGAGCGGGTGCCCGGGGTGACGCTCCTGGGCGACGCCGCCCATCTGATGCCGCCGTCCGGCGACGGCGCGAACCTCGCGATGCTCGACGGCGCCGAGCTCGGCAGGGCCGTCGCCGCCCACCCCGGCGACGTCGAGGCGGCACTCGCCGCCTACGAGGAGGCCCTGTTCGCACGGACCGAACCCTTCTACGCCGACGCACACGAGATCCTGGACCTCTGCCTCGGCGAGCGCGCCCCGGCCGGGTTCGTCGAGCTCTTCGGGGTTGGTCCCGCCGGAGCCGACGGGTGA
- the prpB gene encoding methylisocitrate lyase, which translates to MPHTRTTPAERRRSLREQLASGRLLMMPGAVSPYTAKLIEEHGFEAAYLSGAVLAAELCLPDIGLTTSTEIAARAQQVTRVTDLPVLVDADTGFGAPVNAARTVQLFEDAGLAGMHLEDQTGTKRCGHLDGKMLVTREEMVQRVRAAVGARRDDGFLLMARTDARSVEGLDAAIDRAKAYVDAGADAVFPEALADASEFAAFRAAVDVPLLANMTEFGKSPLLTAGALADLGYNIALYPVTLFRLANGAVEDGLRTLAAEGTQESLLPRMQTRSRLYEVLGYEEYTAFDSAVFDFTLPPGT; encoded by the coding sequence ATGCCGCACACCCGCACCACCCCTGCCGAACGCCGCCGGTCCCTGCGCGAACAGCTCGCTTCCGGGCGGCTGCTGATGATGCCGGGGGCCGTCAGCCCGTACACCGCGAAGCTCATCGAGGAGCACGGCTTCGAGGCCGCCTACCTCTCCGGCGCCGTCCTCGCCGCCGAGCTGTGCCTCCCCGACATCGGGCTCACCACCTCCACCGAGATCGCCGCCCGCGCCCAGCAGGTCACCCGCGTCACCGACCTGCCCGTCCTCGTCGACGCGGACACCGGATTCGGTGCGCCCGTCAACGCCGCCCGCACCGTCCAGCTCTTCGAGGACGCCGGCCTGGCCGGGATGCACCTGGAGGACCAGACCGGCACCAAGCGCTGCGGGCACCTCGACGGCAAGATGCTCGTCACCCGCGAGGAGATGGTGCAGCGGGTCCGCGCCGCCGTCGGCGCCCGGCGCGACGACGGCTTCCTGCTGATGGCCAGGACCGACGCCCGCTCCGTCGAGGGCCTGGACGCGGCGATCGACCGGGCCAAGGCGTACGTGGACGCGGGCGCCGACGCGGTCTTCCCCGAGGCCCTGGCCGACGCGTCCGAGTTCGCGGCGTTCCGCGCGGCCGTCGACGTACCGCTGCTCGCCAACATGACGGAGTTCGGCAAGAGCCCTCTGCTCACGGCCGGGGCCCTCGCGGACCTCGGCTACAACATCGCGCTCTACCCGGTCACCCTCTTCCGCCTCGCCAACGGAGCCGTCGAGGACGGACTGCGCACGCTCGCCGCCGAGGGGACCCAGGAATCCCTGCTGCCCCGCATGCAGACGCGCTCCCGGCTCTACGAGGTGCTCGGCTACGAGGAGTACACGGCCTTCGACTCGGCCGTCTTCGACTTCACCCTCCCGCCCGGCACCTGA
- a CDS encoding TIGR03842 family LLM class F420-dependent oxidoreductase: MDFGLVLQTDPPASAVVGLMRRAERNGFRYGWTFDSAVLWQEPFVIYSRILEHTERLVVGPMVTNPGTRTWEVTASTFATLNDMYGNRTVCGIGRGDSAMRVAGRRPNTLARLGEAIDTIRDLAEGREAVVDGQPVQIPWIKEGRLPVWMAAYGPKALALAGQKADGFILQLADPFLTEWMIKAVRDAAAEAGRDPDSVTICVAAPAYVGDDLDHAREQCRWFGGMVGNHVADLVARYGEHSGLVPDALTAYIAGRSGYDYSHHGRAGNPDTTFVPDEIVDRFCLLGPPEAHIEKLRALRDLGVDQFAVYNMHDAREATIDAYGAEIIPALTD, from the coding sequence ATGGACTTCGGACTCGTTCTCCAGACGGACCCGCCCGCCTCCGCCGTCGTCGGCCTGATGCGCCGCGCCGAACGCAACGGCTTCCGCTACGGCTGGACCTTCGACTCGGCGGTGCTCTGGCAGGAGCCCTTCGTCATCTACAGCCGCATCCTCGAACACACCGAACGGCTCGTCGTCGGGCCGATGGTGACCAACCCGGGGACCCGCACCTGGGAGGTGACGGCCTCCACCTTCGCCACCCTGAACGACATGTACGGCAACCGGACGGTCTGCGGCATCGGCCGGGGCGACTCGGCGATGCGGGTCGCCGGCCGCCGCCCCAACACCCTGGCCCGGCTCGGCGAGGCCATCGACACCATCCGCGACCTCGCCGAGGGCCGCGAGGCGGTCGTGGACGGACAGCCTGTCCAGATCCCCTGGATCAAGGAGGGCAGGCTGCCGGTCTGGATGGCCGCGTACGGCCCCAAGGCCCTGGCGCTCGCCGGACAGAAGGCCGACGGCTTCATCCTCCAGCTCGCCGATCCCTTCCTCACCGAGTGGATGATCAAGGCGGTACGGGACGCGGCGGCCGAGGCCGGACGCGACCCGGACTCCGTGACCATCTGCGTGGCCGCACCCGCCTACGTGGGCGACGACCTCGACCACGCCCGTGAGCAGTGCCGCTGGTTCGGCGGCATGGTCGGCAACCACGTCGCCGACCTGGTCGCCCGCTACGGCGAGCACTCCGGCCTCGTCCCTGACGCCCTCACCGCGTACATCGCCGGACGCTCGGGGTACGACTACAGCCACCACGGCCGTGCCGGAAACCCCGACACCACCTTCGTGCCGGACGAGATCGTCGACCGGTTCTGCCTGCTGGGCCCGCCCGAGGCGCACATCGAGAAGCTCCGGGCCCTGCGCGACCTCGGCGTCGACCAGTTCGCCGTGTACAACATGCACGACGCCCGCGAGGCGACCATCGACGCCTACGGTGCCGAGATCATCCCCGCACTCACGGACTGA
- a CDS encoding bifunctional 2-methylcitrate synthase/citrate synthase — translation MTTAPPATPDVHRGLAGVVVDTTEISTVIQETNSLTYRGYPVQDLAAHRSFEEVAYLLWYGELPDPAQLTGFRARERALRPLDRTTGELLARLPETCHPMDVLRTAVSFFGAEDPTEDDGSPEANQAKSLALLAKLPTVVAADHRRRRGLPPVQPDPSLGYAENFFHMCFGRVPEPEVVRCFEVSLILYAEHSFNASTFTARVVTSTLSDLYSAVTAAIGALKGPLHGGANEAVMHMLHEIGDPRGAGEWLDEALASKRRIMGFGHRVYRHGDSRVPIMQEAADRLVARAGDPEVTRLATLHAALRHAMISRKGIHPNLDYPAGLAYHLMGFDIPAFTPIFVMSRITGWSAHITEQLAHNALIRPLGAYTGPGQRAVPHPG, via the coding sequence ATGACCACCGCCCCGCCCGCCACCCCGGACGTCCACCGCGGCCTCGCCGGCGTCGTCGTCGACACCACGGAGATCTCCACCGTCATCCAGGAGACCAACTCCCTGACGTACCGCGGCTATCCGGTCCAGGACCTCGCCGCACACCGCTCTTTCGAGGAGGTCGCGTATCTGCTCTGGTACGGGGAACTCCCCGACCCCGCGCAGCTCACCGGGTTCCGCGCCCGCGAGCGCGCCCTGCGGCCCCTGGACCGCACCACCGGGGAACTCCTGGCGCGGCTGCCCGAGACCTGCCACCCCATGGACGTCCTGCGCACGGCCGTCAGCTTCTTCGGGGCCGAGGACCCCACCGAGGACGACGGCAGCCCGGAAGCCAACCAGGCCAAGTCCCTGGCCCTGCTGGCGAAGCTGCCGACGGTCGTCGCAGCCGACCACCGCAGGCGCCGGGGCCTCCCGCCGGTCCAGCCCGACCCGTCCCTCGGCTACGCCGAGAACTTCTTCCACATGTGCTTCGGCCGCGTGCCCGAGCCCGAGGTGGTCCGCTGCTTCGAGGTCTCGCTCATCCTGTACGCCGAACACAGCTTCAACGCCTCGACGTTCACCGCCCGCGTCGTCACCTCCACGCTCTCCGACCTCTACAGCGCCGTCACCGCCGCGATCGGGGCGCTCAAGGGCCCGCTGCACGGCGGCGCCAACGAGGCCGTGATGCACATGCTCCACGAGATCGGCGACCCGCGCGGGGCCGGGGAATGGCTCGACGAGGCGCTGGCATCGAAGCGCCGGATCATGGGCTTCGGCCACCGTGTCTACCGGCACGGCGACTCCCGCGTGCCGATCATGCAGGAGGCCGCGGACCGGCTCGTCGCCCGCGCCGGCGACCCCGAGGTCACCCGGCTGGCCACCCTGCACGCCGCCCTTCGCCACGCGATGATCAGCCGCAAGGGCATCCACCCCAACCTGGACTACCCGGCCGGGCTCGCGTACCACCTCATGGGCTTCGACATCCCCGCCTTCACCCCGATCTTCGTGATGAGCCGGATCACCGGCTGGAGCGCCCACATCACCGAACAGCTCGCCCACAACGCCCTGATCCGCCCCCTGGGCGCCTACACGGGCCCCGGACAGCGGGCCGTGCCGCACCCCGGATGA
- a CDS encoding NCS1 family nucleobase:cation symporter-1, whose protein sequence is MTSTVPPPPPRDRIAEAPDRVELAPGAAPDDARFVNEDLLPVPLERRTWSTYNFAALWVGMAHNIPSWLLASGLVALGMDWKQAVLTIALANLIVLGPMLLTGHAGPKYGIPFPVLARASFGLRGANLPALIRAAVACAWFGIQTWIGGVGIFTLLGKIFGGWAEASEIGGQPWTLWLCFVLFWALELAIIYRGMDTLRRFENWAAPFVIVGALVLLVWVAVKAGGFGPLLDQPSKLGWGKEFWPVFFPSLMGMIAFWATLSLNIPDFTRFGAGQHAQIRGQSLGLPTTMTLFALLSVLVTSGSQAVYGEAIWDPVQLVARTDNVFGLLYALVTVLVATVSVNIAANVVSPAYDLANLAPRIINFRTGALVTGVVGVVIMPWKLTETPELYIFTWLGLVGGLLGTVAGILIADYWIVRRTVLDLADLYRPGGRYWYTNGWNWRAVAAFAVGGVLAIGGSHSEPGKGPFPADGLVPFLKPLADYGWAVGLASSLVLYVLLTGRGGVTPSRPSGSAAH, encoded by the coding sequence ATGACATCGACCGTTCCGCCGCCACCACCCCGGGACCGGATAGCCGAGGCCCCCGACCGGGTCGAACTCGCCCCCGGCGCCGCCCCCGACGACGCCCGCTTCGTCAACGAGGACCTGCTGCCCGTCCCCCTGGAACGGCGCACCTGGTCCACGTACAACTTCGCCGCGCTCTGGGTCGGCATGGCCCACAACATCCCGTCGTGGCTGCTCGCCTCCGGGCTCGTCGCGCTCGGGATGGACTGGAAGCAGGCCGTCCTCACCATCGCGCTCGCCAATCTGATCGTGCTCGGGCCGATGCTGCTGACCGGGCACGCCGGGCCCAAGTACGGCATCCCCTTCCCGGTGCTGGCCCGCGCCTCGTTCGGGCTGCGCGGCGCCAATCTGCCCGCGCTGATCCGGGCGGCGGTGGCCTGCGCGTGGTTCGGCATCCAGACCTGGATCGGGGGCGTCGGCATCTTCACCCTGCTCGGGAAGATCTTCGGCGGCTGGGCCGAGGCGTCCGAGATCGGCGGCCAGCCGTGGACGCTCTGGCTTTGCTTCGTCCTCTTCTGGGCGCTCGAACTCGCCATCATCTACCGGGGGATGGACACCCTGCGCCGGTTCGAGAACTGGGCGGCGCCCTTCGTCATCGTCGGCGCCCTGGTGCTGCTGGTCTGGGTGGCCGTCAAGGCGGGAGGGTTCGGGCCGCTGCTCGACCAGCCGTCGAAGCTCGGCTGGGGCAAGGAGTTCTGGCCGGTCTTCTTCCCGTCCCTGATGGGCATGATCGCCTTCTGGGCCACGCTCTCCCTGAACATCCCCGACTTCACCCGCTTCGGCGCCGGCCAACACGCCCAGATCCGGGGCCAGTCGCTCGGGCTGCCGACGACAATGACGCTCTTCGCCCTGCTCTCGGTCCTGGTCACCTCCGGCTCGCAGGCCGTGTACGGGGAGGCGATCTGGGACCCGGTCCAGCTCGTCGCCCGTACCGACAACGTCTTCGGGCTGCTGTACGCGCTGGTGACGGTCCTGGTCGCGACGGTCTCCGTGAACATCGCGGCCAACGTGGTCTCACCCGCCTACGACCTGGCGAACCTCGCACCGAGAATCATCAACTTCCGTACGGGCGCCCTGGTCACGGGGGTGGTGGGCGTGGTGATCATGCCGTGGAAGCTCACCGAGACGCCCGAGCTGTACATCTTCACCTGGCTCGGTCTCGTCGGCGGGCTGCTCGGTACGGTCGCCGGCATCCTGATCGCCGACTACTGGATCGTCCGGCGCACCGTGCTCGACCTCGCGGACCTGTACCGGCCCGGCGGCCGCTACTGGTACACGAACGGCTGGAACTGGCGGGCCGTCGCCGCCTTTGCCGTCGGCGGGGTCCTGGCGATCGGCGGTTCGCACTCGGAGCCGGGCAAGGGGCCGTTCCCGGCGGACGGGCTCGTCCCGTTCCTGAAGCCGCTCGCCGACTACGGCTGGGCGGTCGGCCTGGCCTCCTCGCTGGTGCTGTACGTGCTCCTGACCGGGCGCGGGGGCGTCACACCGAGCCGGCCGAGCGGCTCAGCAGCGCACTGA